The Phaseolus vulgaris cultivar G19833 chromosome 10, P. vulgaris v2.0, whole genome shotgun sequence DNA window AGacaagataaaaatattatattttccttaattttatatttttataaaaaaaaaacttggatcatattatattatatataatcaaacttttatataattaatcataggaattattttcttttctctcttttgaaataagataaatatcaacTGGTATtcttaaaatgattaaaaaaatagtcaaatgttaaaaaaaaaaaaaatacattttgcaTTTATAATTAAAACCCTTCCAACAATATTGTTCATCCCattctctcttttatttttttcactttcatCTCAAGAAGTTTTTATTACAATCCTGTTCTGTGTGTTGTCAACaacattaatatttaattatttgtcgTGCACATGAGTTATTTCCGCCGGTCACAGTCCCAAGCAGGAGAGATGCCTGTGGAACTGTGATTCTTTGCCATAATCTAAATCCAAAAGTCTCACCACTACCTTTGACATTTCAAAATGTCAACCCTAAAAAATCAAAACTAGTTCCATAATAGAACAATAATATAACACTAGAGGGAGAGAAAACACAAATCAGAAAGCACTTGAGAACCACCACTCTGCAACATAAGATACCAAAATCCtcatatttgaaataaataatagttaCATGTTCTTTTGTTTCACTGTTGtgttctttttaaaaaatgatgtaATGAGCTTCTAACAATCCATTCTATTTATTAACTTAAATTCTTtgttacaataaatatttacattaatATGTGTTTTGTATAAAATcctaattattatataatttaaagaaaaataacataTGATGTTTTAAAAAATGGAAAGAGATAAGGACTTATTTGTTTGTGAGGAGACTTTTGCTCATTGTACACTTTCTCTTACCATCTATATATACATGTCTTTTCCTACTTATAGCATCTTATCTTTCTCTCACTCAAAAAAAAAGTCAGcgcctttttattttatttgtcccTCTCTCTCAACACAGGGTGTACACCAGACTTTTTCAGACCTTGTCTTTATCTTTACGGTTATGGAAGCAGATTGGGATCTCCACGCCGTCGTCAGAAGCTGCACCACCACTTCCTCGGCCGCCACCACCATCTCATCCACCACCTCATCTTCTGGCTTTGGGGCTTCTGCCCCACCTTCTACTTCCTGCAGCTTCTTCTCGGCTTACAACCCTGCTGAACAAGGAGACCAAGTGATGTCGGAGAACCCTTATGAAGCAAGGCCTTCCATTGAAGAGCTTCAGGAGCTTTGCAAGCCTTTCTTCCTCAAACCGCAGCCTCACACCTTCCAACCCTCTTCTCctctctcttctttttcttaCTCGTCAGTGCCCAAATCACCTAGCAGCCAGCAGGAACAGAAGCAGCCTCCCCATGCCGGTTCTGCCTCCACCCCAAGAACCAAAAGAAGGTTATATATAcccttttttcattttataatttatggAATCAGTTAGATTCTCCAAACCAGAAAGATCTTGAATTTATTTAGCTCTTAAAACCATGCCTTTGGTTCATTCATGACTTGTGTGAaatgcatgttgttttgtcAATCACAGGAAGAATCAGGTTAAGAAGGTTTGTGAAGTAGCAGCTGAGAATCTCTCCTCAGACATATGGGCATGGAGGAAATATGGACAGAAACCCATCAAAGGGTCACCATATCCAAGGTTTaccttaaaatattttcttcttttttaacaattttaatggAGGAGGTAATTCCTAGTctaaaataagaaatttttttaaactcaAACAAAACTTACAAATACAATTATATTTACAAGTTAGACTTTGACTTTTTCACTTTACCAACTCTTTGTTGTTAGATTTTACCTTTTTCTTAAAGGAAAACTAAAAGGGGTTAAAGTTATATGAACTTAAAAAGGGCTAACCAACTTTGTTGTTGTATGATTTACAGGGGATATTACAGATGCAGCAGCTCAAAAGGATGTTTAGCAAGGAAACAAGTGGAGAGGAAAAGATCCGACCCAACAATGTTCATAGTCACATACACAGGTGAACACAACCACCCTGCTCCTACTCATAAAAGCTCCCTTGCTGGCTCCACTCGATACAAACCTCAGACTGGTGGAGACACAGCCGCCACAAAACCGGTTTCTCCAGCCACCTCATCAGAGGTGGCACAGCACAGTACAAAGTCAGAGTGCACAGAAGAGGACTTGGAAGATCTGATGAAAGATGATGAAGAACCAAATGAATTTGACACAACAGAAACAGTGGTAACAGATGATTTCTTTGAAGGGTTAGAGGAACTGACAGGGTCTGCCACTGACTCCTTTACAGCTAGTAGTAGCATTGATCGGTGGGCACTGGCCAATAATGCTACCACTGCCGCTGGTGGTAGCTGACTCACGCTTTTCATTGTAGAGAATAGGAACTTTTTCTTTGAGGGGTAGAGGAACAGGTTGGTGCATTTTGGAGGAATCTTAAACTAACAATTGCTTTGTGAAAGGGGAGAAAAAGTTCTTCCCAAGTATATAGTGAAAGTGTAGATTAGGCCTTTATAAAATTTGTCGAAGTTGGTGATTGTTAGCCTTGCCTCTGTTAATGTGAAATCAATTTGTTTCCATAGCTTTTTTCTGTGTCCatgtaatttgattaaattGGTAATTGGTTGTGATAAATATGGAAGCACTTTTGCATTGACTTTTCCTGCCAATGATGAGTATTGTGTGACTATTATATAAAGGTCCATAATTGTTGGGTAGTTATTCCTACTGAGGTATGCTCAACCACAAAACCTCAAGgagaaatataaaaatgaattatgtATTCTTTACGCGGTTTTTAAATTATCACGATTTATAGTATAAAAGCTTGATTATTAGATTTGTTGAATGAAGAATGAGATTAGCTAAATATAGACTAATGCACTGTTTAGCGAGTTTCACTATATTTTAACGATAAAATCCTTCGGTTGTATTATGTTATCAATGTTTATCTTTGTTCTACACCTAGACCTCATTTGATccaaaaactaataataataacaataataatttggtattgataatttattaattttcatctatatatatttttagtactATATCTAAAcatctttttttttaacataattgtACTCATTTGCAGTTAGTGTAGATTAAATGCTTTTCGAGTTTATGTTCAATTTCTCTCGTATatattgtatttgattttggttAACTTTATTAGTTTGTGAAGATCATATTAGAAAACAATCACGAGTTTTCATGAACATTAGAAAACCCTAAACTTAAATCGTCTAAAATTTGTGTCTTAACTTTCCTCCTTAAAATAATATACATGAAAGTTTATGTAGGCGcttaaactatatatttatgcaCAGCTTAAGCTATATGCTGAATGAAAACATGAAAAGTATGATCAACGTTTAACTTAGATATTTATTGATAGTTAGCTTGAAGTAAAGAATGAAGTATTCTATGAGTATTTATCTAACTTTTTTAGACAGCTTAAGCgtatttatttacaaaagcCACAGTAATTGTAAAAGAGTAAATTTTGAGATATTATACAGATATATTTTTCTCACTTCTCTAGAAAGATtggtattttgaattatttcaTTGCTATGCATAGCTAAATTCTCAATTAATTAAGATTTAATGTAAATGAATTTGCTATGAtgtagttatatattttttataattcaataAGGATTGTTATTGTTTATTTATGTGATTAATTGCCACGACAATATATTTGGAAGTTAGACTAGGTTcgtaaaatagaaaaaaaggaTGCTAATTGAAAAAAAGAGTTAGTCTTGTGCCTCGAAAAAATTGACACTAAAAATATGGACACTAATAAACTAGAGTTGATTTAGGTAAGAGGATACTAATAACAATGACTAAGGTATACTTGTACTATGCTCGAATATGAAAATGGGGGATGAGATTGTATTTGGTTCTAGTGATGTACGGGAAAAAAGGGGCGAGAAAAGGTGTAGATTGTGTGATTTCACTACCTTTCTCACAAGTAGAGAAAGTAAATGAAAACCACGTAGGCACTTGTGCATTTCTATTTTCGCCCAAAGTTCATCTGTGCATGGCAGTATGGTgtcattgttttttatttatagattCCATGCACAAAGATTCATGAACATGGCTCAGTTGTGTGATTCCTTGAACGAGTGGAGTGATTAATTGACCATGGTAAATGTGGTAGATGGATTTTGAAAAACGTAAATAAATACGGGTGCATTATATTCACATTTACGTTGTGCTTCTTCTAAATCTTGTTTGTTGTGTGCGCTTTCGATCTTGTTTGTTGTGTGAACTTGTGAGTGAGTAGTTGGTGGTGCATTGGTGGTGTGAAACTCATTTTCTGGTGCTTTGAGGTATGCATTCATGGTGGACGGTGCATGAAGGTGTTGTGAACAACCAACCCCATTTCCTTACCCAATAGAGCTCTATAAACGATTATAGAAGACACATCAACATAACCGATTTCACACATTGAAGTAGAGGATAATCAATTAACTTGtgcacataatcgattatacatgttttttaaaatataatcgattatccttGACCTTAATAGATTATGTGTGTAAATACGagggataatcgattatgtgtgTGGTTTGGGTTGTTTTGTGATTTCTTTGctttctattttcattttacGAAGTTAACTTGGTTTTTTTGTTGTATATAGGTTATAACATGTTTCCAGTGTTCATAGTTTGACTCACATTCATTTATAACCACAGTTTCCTTAGAATGAATTGGTTTATTGTGGTTTTATAGGTGTTTGTGTTGTTGTAGTCTTTGTGGTTAGTTGCTGGTTGTGTGCAAAGAATCTGAGGTAGTTTCATAATCCAAATATGAGCCTTCTTCTTTCTGTAAGTGTTTAACTTTGGTGGATGCATGTTTGGTTTGTATGGAAATCACTTTGTGGACTCGGTTTGTTGATGAATAAATtggaaaccaattttttttgtatttggttTACTGCAAATAGTTTGGTTGATTAGAGtgttaaacatataaaaaaatgatgatattgaaaaacatttgtttattttagtggtatgcatttaaaaaaagatgtttaatgatttcaaaaatttatttttgtgtaacTTAATATATGTGTTTAACAATGTGATTGTGTGTTTAATTTGTGttataaaattggttttaataaatatattgtttatttaaatttacattTGAAATTTGTAATTGTTGAGTGTAACACTACTACTAACCCTAGCACTACCCCAAAACATAACCCAAAAAGTAACtctaaccctaaccctaataaGTAACACTAACCCTAACCCAAACACTACTCCCTAATCCCTAACCCTAACCATAAACCACACTTTACTAATAAATTTTATCACTAACCCCCAACCATTAACCTAAATTTATGGTTGTTTGGATGTAAATTAAACTTATATGATTGTTTGTGTTAAAGGATTTGTGACCATGGATAACGATAACCATTGGTCTATGTATTTTGACGATGTCGAGATGTCTAGCCTGAATGACATGAATCCTGATTTTATTGGTGTGGACTTCACATTAATTTCACAAAtacaagaacaaattaaattgCGGATGCAAGTAACAACAATGACAATCCTTTTCATAATTGCATATGGATTGAATATGTTGCGTGtgttaacaaaaacaaataacTCCATATCGAAGTTCGTACCACAAAAGAGTGTCGTTGACAAGAATTGATGTCGTACTTGGTCCACACTGAAAGATCTTGTGACCTTATTCGCATTGGTCTGGAAACATTTATTCAGTTATGTCAACGAATAAGAGGAACGAGGATTGTAAAGAATGCATTTCGATCAACTATTGAGGAACAAGTCGCTAAATTTATACACATCATTGACCATAATACGAAGAGTTGGAGTAATTCACTCTTCTTTCATTGTTATGGGAAAACAATGTCCCATCACTTTCGTAATGTTTTGAGTGCAATTTTGATGTTGGAGGAAAAGTTCTTAATTCAACCAAATGGGATCGATGTGCAACTGCGCATCTTAAACAACAACCAATTTCATCCATATTTAAAGCTACCAATCTGAGAAACAATACatgtataaataattaatcTTATATGAGTTTTTATGATTTATGAATGTAAATTTATTGCCTAGTAGGTTTGTTTAGGTGCTATAGATGACACTCATGTTCGTGTGAAGGTCCCACAAGCAGATGCTCTTtgttttcgcagaaggaaagATTGGTCAGTTCAAAACGTATTCACAGCTTGTGATTTTGACCTGAAATTCACATATGTTCTTACTGAGTGGAAAGAAACAATCTTTGATTTGAGGATATTGAAAGATGCATTTGTACGAGAGGATCCATTAATAATTCTGGAAGGTGACTTGAGTGTGGTTTTGAGTCCATAATATTGATTTGGTCACAATACTTATAACTAATAACAATGTTCACAAATGATTATATGAAAATATCACCTTGGAGACACATGTTTTATGTTGAAAAATATCACGAAGTTCGATACCATTTTAAAGAGTACTCCTGAAGAGGTCCACAAAATGGTCATGAGTTGTTCAATCAATGTCATTCATCACTTCGAAATGTAATggaaagaacatttggtgtcatgaaaaaaattattcctaATTATGAGCAGAGCCTCATTACTCTTTAGAGACTATGGACAAATATTGTTTTAACATGTTGTATTCTTAATAACTTTCTTCGTGGGGTTGATAATGATGAGTCTTTGAGTTGACCGTGAGTTAATGGAAGTAGTTATAGATGTGTCACACTCGCAAACTTGTGAGGATGACTGTAGGAGCGACTCACACATTCAGAATACTATATCAAATGAAATGTGGACAAATTATtgcaataattaatattatgtaatcaatatttatatttttgtaagaaTAATTTGTTGGTTTAAAGTTGACATTCAACCTTTATTTCCAATTTAGGTATGCAACTGTTTTTGTTATTATGAatgttctatatttttttataggttTTAACATGGATTGCATTTGACATTTCATCTACTCGGTAAGGGACGTCCTCGTCCACTTCATTGGAGTCAATACGACCTCTGAGCTTTGTTTTAATTGCAACACACCAACCACGTTTATCTATTCGAAATGTTGGAAATGGGACATAGTAAACTTGTCTGACATTGTATGCAAGAATAAATGGATCAAAAGGTTGTTATCTTGAACTCATTTGAATATCCACAATTCCATATATAGAATTCACTCTTGTACCTCTTCTGGATGGATCAAACTATTCGCAATAGAAAACCACAACTTTCTTGGGATAAGTCGAACTATTGTACTCAAACTCGTATATTTTATTGATGATCCCATAAAAAAACATCTTCACCTCCTTCGGTAAGGCCCTTCACGTAAATGCCACAGTTAATTGTCTTTGTTCATTTGCTCCTTGTATCATTATGAAATTTGTACCAATTGACAATGTATGTGTTCCATTCTTTGACGCATCTCATGGGCCAATTTGATAAATCCCTTAGTTCTTAATTTCTCAAACTTAATGGCTTGTTATAAACCTACACATGTAAGAAGTATAAATTGCGTATGAAATAAcatattcatatataattaatGGAAAGACACATACATGTTCCTTAAACCATGTAGGAAAATGCGAGTGTATATGAGTGGAAGCACTTTTTTCAAGTATTTGCTCCATCATCAAAAATGAACTGTACAAAATAGAGGACTACAACGATCAACTTAAGTTGCCTTATATAAACATATTGAACCAAATTATTACAACATACTCAAGATATTATTTAACTTCACTGCAGTTGATTCAAACATGAAAAAGAGCTGAATTTAATTCGGCATCACTTAACCAATGGTTAACTGCCCTTCCTCTGTCACGTCCAACTGAATGAAAGATTGATAACTTTGACACACATGTTTGACTTTCAATTTGTATTTCATTCCTTGTATTTTGCAGTGAAAACATGAAGCTATTGAAATAAAGGGAACAAAAGTATGTAGTCTCACGAAGCAAGTACGCTGCACAAATTGATCATTCAACTCTGACTTTATTCTTGAATGGTCATTTTGAATCACCCATGAATGTGTATGAAAATGTAATTATATAATGAATGATCAcaataatacaaattaaattcAGTGAATGTAGTAGAAGAGTTAACCACCTTTCAAATGGGTACATCCACCTAGATTTCACTGGTCCACTGAGCAATGCTTCATTTGGAAGATGAATAGGGAGATGTTCCATTGAATCAAAGAATCAAAGGGAGATCATTCTTTccaatttgaaaataataattggaATATTTTCCTTCAACCTTCTTAGTGATTCCCCTTTTAATGTTCCAGAACACAAATCCTTAAAGAAATGACTAATTTCAATAAGAGGATTTAAAACATGCATAGACAATAAGCTAAATGCAATAGGAAGTAAAGTCTCCATGAATAcatgaaaatcatgattttTCATCCCATGAATCCTTCCCTTTTCAACAACAGCACATCTGGCCAAGTTAGAAGAATAACCATCTGGCGTTCTAAGTTCCTTGATCGAAGGACACACTGACTTAGCTTCATTTGTACTTAAAGTGTAATTTGCTTTAGGCTTTAATATTTTTCCGTTATCTTATGGTTGCAATTCCAAGTCTCTTTGCCTAAAATACAAAGCTATATCTCTTCTTGCTTTGTTATTATCTTTTGTCTTGCTAGATACATTCATAatgatattgaaaattttatcaaagatttttttttttcaatatgcaTCACATCATGATTAAGCCTTAACAAATTATCTTTCCAATATGGAAGATCCCGAAAAGGCTCATTTTTGTCCAATTGTGCCACTTTCCATATCCACGTATCTTTGTGACACCACTTTCAGAAGCTTTTGGAAAATCCTTCACTCTACTCCAAACTTGTGAAGGTGTAAGCCTAGGAGGTCGCCCATCTCTTTCGACTTCCCCTTTTCGAAACACCTTGATGTTTCTCCTAAATGAGTGATCATTAGGTAAGAACCTATGATGCGAGTCAAACCAACAACTTTTATGACCATACTTTAATGTGAAGGACTTAGTATGTCCCATGCAATGCAGACAAGCTAATCTACCATGTGTGCCCCAACCAGATAACATCTCATAAGTAGGAAAGTCATTAATAGTCCACATTAAAACTGCCTTCATCATAAAATTGTTTCCTCAAAATATTATATGTTAAAACACCATTCCACAACTTATTCAAGTGCTATATTCAAGTCCACATTACTATCATCTTGTACGGTTTCATATGCTATATATTCGTCATGATCAGTCCAAATCCAGTAGTTAGGTTTGAACCCATGTTTATAAAGGTGAACTTTTACGACTTCATCTTTCAAAATTCTGGTACAATTACATTTAGTACATGGACATCTAATCCTTCCATCTAGTTCATAATATTTGTAAGTTTGAGCTATTTGGatgaactcttcaactcctatCACAAAAGACTCCTTTAGACCTCTTCTACCACTGTAACTTTGATCATACACCCAAACACGACTAAAAGGAACATTGACCATATTCTGTCACAATGAACATAACATGATCAATATTTGTAATTGTTGTTGGATAGAAGAACTAATGTCTTAATAATTTTTACTAAAAAGATTAAACTTACAAAGCCTTATTAAAAAAGTCTAAGAAGTTTTCAAGGGattttgaccatgatggggttattttttttgctttttaccaaaatgaggctcgtttaaaaaaaattacaaatttaggcaagtcttcatatgcacaaatcgttccAATTAGACATGACTCTACCAtgtcatattgaagtcgtgccaacttggcacaaCTTTtgtcctgtcatactgaagtcgtgccaacttggcacgacctctgccatgtcatactgaagtcgtgtcaagttggcacgacttctgccacatcatttttttttaaaattttattgtttatatattgggtagtaagttatgtaatgctaaaaattaatttgatacataattttctaagagtgttagttttaagaaatttttttggataatcgtgtatggatcatgtttggaTAATCAACTTATTCAAACTTTGAGCCATTAACTCCTGGGGACATTGCCGCCGGACATGGTTTCCCACTAgccaaaaaatatattttgatatttaatgtcTCATGTATGCAaattttttgatattttgatatttaatggcGCCagacatgatccatacacgattatccaattttttgttccttaaaactaacactcttagaaagttaagtaacaaattaatttttaacattacataacttactacccaatatataaacaa harbors:
- the LOC137819621 gene encoding WRKY transcription factor 22-like, with product MSFPTYSILSFSHSKKKSAPFYFICPSLSTQGVHQTFSDLVFIFTVMEADWDLHAVVRSCTTTSSAATTISSTTSSSGFGASAPPSTSCSFFSAYNPAEQGDQVMSENPYEARPSIEELQELCKPFFLKPQPHTFQPSSPLSSFSYSSVPKSPSSQQEQKQPPHAGSASTPRTKRRKNQVKKVCEVAAENLSSDIWAWRKYGQKPIKGSPYPRGYYRCSSSKGCLARKQVERKRSDPTMFIVTYTGEHNHPAPTHKSSLAGSTRYKPQTGGDTAATKPVSPATSSEVAQHSTKSECTEEDLEDLMKDDEEPNEFDTTETVVTDDFFEGLEELTGSATDSFTASSSIDRWALANNATTAAGGS